Genomic segment of Deltaproteobacteria bacterium:
CCTTGCAGAAAAGATCCCTCCCCATCTTGAAGAGCCTCGCCCCGGGGGAGATACACTCCTCCGGGTTTTCCTTGATAAACCTGCTCGCTTTCCGATACCCCTCAAGGAGGTTCTTGACAAGGAGAGGACTCTCCCCGATGAGCCCTTCCCTCGCGAAGATGATGCCCCACTGGTATCTCGGGAAGTGGTCGCCCACACGGGTGAGAATCCTCAATATCTTCCTGTTCTCTCCCAGGGTCACCATTGGCTCCACAAAAAAGGCCGCATCGACCCTTTTTGAGGCGAGGTAGTCCAAATCCCCATAGGAGCTTCCAAGGGGGGTCAGAAGGACCTCCTTTTCGGGATCGATGGATTCCTTCTCAAGAATACGCCGGATAAAGTAGCTGTCGCAGCTTCCCGGGGAGAGAATGCCTATCCTCTTCCCCCTTAGGCCGGCGAGGGTCTCGATTTCGGGCAGGGCCACCAGGTAATGATCGAGTTTCTGTGTTACCGCGCTTCCTACGATTTTCGCCGGCAGCCCATCGTAGAAGGCTTTTATGAATGAGGGGGCACCCATGTTCCCTATCTGGACTCTCCCCTGCCTGACCGCACTGGCCAACTCGGGCCCGCCGTGAAAGTACCTGATCTCGAGATCGATCCCTCTCTCCGCGAAGAGGCCGCGCGACCTGCCGACATAAAGGGGGAAAAGGTTGATCCAAAAGGAAGGAGCCCCCCACACGACCCTCTGTCTTGAGATTCCACCCTTCATTTCTCAATCCTCCCCCGCGGGTTTCCCCGCGGTCGGCGCCGATGCCGGCCTCGCAGTGAAAAGGACGCATCGGGGCCGGCTTCCAGCCATCCGGCCATAAAGCCGCCGGACAGATCCGTGATTCTTTCAGTATTCTTCCACCAGTCTGTCGATCCTGGAGGCTATCTCTCTCTCGATAGGCACGGATTCGCGTTTCTTGAGAATGCCCAGGACCCTCTCGCGGGCCCTCTGCTCAAGGGAGAGAGACCCCGATGCCTTCCACTCGTCGTAACCGTCCCGGCTGATCAGTCCGGGACGCCACTGGGTCTCGCGAAGGTGGGCAAGGGTATGGTCTGCCGTCAGGAAGTGGCCTCCCGGCCCGACGCTCTCGATGACCGGCAGCGCCAGGGTCTCCTCACTCACCGGAATACCCTGAAGGAGTCTCTTTGTCTGGGCAATAAACTCATCGATGATGACCATCATCTCCAGGCTCCCGGTCTTAC
This window contains:
- a CDS encoding ABC transporter substrate-binding protein → MKGGISRQRVVWGAPSFWINLFPLYVGRSRGLFAERGIDLEIRYFHGGPELASAVRQGRVQIGNMGAPSFIKAFYDGLPAKIVGSAVTQKLDHYLVALPEIETLAGLRGKRIGILSPGSCDSYFIRRILEKESIDPEKEVLLTPLGSSYGDLDYLASKRVDAAFFVEPMVTLGENRKILRILTRVGDHFPRYQWGIIFAREGLIGESPLLVKNLLEGYRKASRFIKENPEECISPGARLFKMGRDLFCKALERSLPNWETETRIDQPGLENAVQIQEQMRAVGDDLKKEDMVLEM